In the genome of Streptomyces sp. SAI-127, the window CGGCCCCCGCAGACCGACCCGTCTCCCCCACGACTCCTTCCCGCCGCCCCGGCACCTCCGCACCGGCGCCGGAGGCGAGAGGCACCGTTTCGTCGGCGGAGTCACCTTCTGCCGCCATGGCCGTACCTCCCCGCCGTACGCACGTTCCTGTTTTCGACGGTAGGCGTGCGGTGATCGGCGGCACAGATCGTGTGGTGAACGCGCCCCCTTCCACTCCCCCGGTTCACTCCGAGCGCCTGCCCACGCGGGTGAATGGATGGGGACGGGCGGATACACCCTAGGGGTGGGGGAACCGAGGGGGGACCGTGGAGCGGCGGCACAACCCCGTGATCGCCGCTCCACGGGCAAACAGCCTCGGTACCTAGCCGAAGACGGCCAGGCTCTTCGCCTTGCCCTTCTGTTCCTCGACCAGCGCCAGGAAGCGGCCCTCGGGGTCGAAGACGGCCACCGTACCGGCGCCCGTGTACTCGTCGGGCATGTCGAGCCGTACGCCGTTGGTGAGCAGCTTGGCCCGGCGGTCGTCGACGTCCCAGCGGGGGAACGCGGCTGTCGCGGCCTCGGCGATCGGCATCACCGTCAGCTCCTGCTGGAGCTGGTCGAGGGTCCTGGCCGAGTCCAGCTTGTACGGGCCCACGCGCGTGCGGCGCAGAGCCGTCAGATGGCCTCCGACGCCCAGGTCCGCGCCCAGGTCGCGGGCGAGGGCCCGGATGTAGGTGCCGGACGAGCAGACCACCGACACGACCAGATCCAAAACGGCCGTGCCGTCCTCGGCGACCGCGTCCCGGACGTCGTGGACCGCGAACGAAGAGATGGTGACCGGGCGGGCGGGAATCTCGAACTCCTCGCCCTCACGCGCCCGTTTGTAGGAGCGCACGCCGTCGATCTTGATGGCGCTGACCTTGGACGGCACCTGCATGATGTCGCCGCTCAGCTTGGCGATCCCGGCGTCGACGGCCTCTCGGGTGACCTTCGAGGCGTCCGCCGACCCCGTGATCTCGCCCTCCGCGTCGTCGGTCAGCGTCGTCTGGCCGAGCCGGATCGTGCCCAGGTACTCCTTCTCGGTCAGCGCGAGGTGCCCGAGGAGCTTGGTGGCCTTCTCGACACCGAGGACCAGCACGCCCGTCGCCATGGGGTCGAGGGTGCCGGCGTGTCCGACGCGGCGGGTCCTGGCGATCCCGCGCATCTTGGCGACCACGTCGTGCGAAGTGAAGCCCGACGGCTTGTCGACGATGACAAGGCCGTCGGGCGGCGGGTTCTTCTGGGTCATTCGGCGGCGTCGTCCGTCTCGTCCTCGTCGCCCGGCTTCCGGTACGGGTCGGCGTCGCCGGCGTACTTGGCGCCGGCCGAGACCTCACGCACCTTCTCGTCGGACTGGCGTGCCTTGTCGAGGAGGTCGTCGATGGTCTTGGCGGTGTCGGGCAGCGCATCGGCCACGAAGGTCAGCGTCGGGGTGAACTTCACGCCCGCCGCCGCGCCGACCGCGGAGCGGAGCACGCCCTTGGCGCTCTCCAGTCCGGCGGCCGCGGCCGCCCGCTCCTCGTCGCCGCCGTACACCGTGTAGAAGACGGTCGCCTCCCGCAGGTCACCCGTGACCCGGGTGTCCGTGATGGTGACGTGTGAGCCGAGCCGCGGGTCCTTGATCCCGCGCAGCAGCTTCTGGGCCACCACCTCTCGGATGAGGTCCGCCAGCCTCTTGGCGCGCGCGTTGTCGGCCACTGGTCCGTCTCCTTAGTAACTGTCTTGCTGCTTGCTTCAGTCTTCGTCGCTGTGGAGTCTGCGTCGAACCGAGAGCAGTTCCACCTCGGGCCGCCCGGCGACCAGCCGCTCGCAGCGGTCCAGCACGTCGGTGAGGTGTCCCGTGTCCCCGGAGACCACCGCGAGCCCGATCTCGGCCCTGCGGTGGAGGTTCTGATTGCCCGTCTCCGCCGCGCTCACCGCGTACTTGCGCTGGAGCTCGGCCACGATCGGACGGACGAGAGAGCGTTTCTCCTTCAGCGAGTGGACGTCACCGAGGAGCAGGTCGAAGGACAGAGTCCCCACATACATGTGTGTATCCGGATGTCCCGCCGGTTCGGGGTACGGGCGCCGCGCTTGGACGCCGGTACGGGGAACCGTACACGCAACGGCCGGGGCCGATCGACGGATATTACGTCCGCCGACCGGCCCCGATCGCGTGCTACGACGGTCAGCCGCGCGGCTTCTCGCGCATCTCGTACGTCGCGATGACGTCGTCGACCTTGATGTCGTTGAAGTTTCCGAGGTTGATACCACCCTCGAAGCCTTCGCGGATCTCGGTGACGTCGTCCTTGAAGCGGCGCAGACCGGAGATGGTGAGGCTCTCCGCGATGACCTTGCCATCGCGCAGCAACCGCGCCTTGGTGTTGCGCTTGACCTCGCCGGAGCGGACCAGCACACCGGCGATGTTGCCCAGCTTGGACGAGCGGAAGACCTCGCGGATCTCCGCTGTACCGAGCTCGACCTCTTCGTACTCCGGCTTGAGCATGCCCTTGAGGGCCGCCTCGATCTCCTCGATCGCCTGGTAGATGACCGAGTAGTACCGGACGTCCACACCCTCGCGCTCGGCCATCTGCGCCGCGCGGCCTGCCGCGCGGACGTTGAAGCCGATCACGATGGCGTCGGAGCCCATCGCCAGGTCGATGTCCGACTCCGTGACCGCACCGACACCGCGGTGCAGGACGCGGATGTCGACCTCTTCGCCGACGTCCAGCTGGAGCAGGGAGGACTCGAGGGCCTCGACGGAACCAGAAGCGTCACCCTTGATGATGAGGTTGAGCTGCTGGACCTCGCCGGCCTTGAGCACCTTGTCCAGGTCCTCGAGCGACACACGGCGCGTGCGCTTCGCGAAGGCCGCGTTGCGCTCGCGCGCCGCACGCTTCTCCGCGATCTGACGGGCCGTACGGTCCTCCTCGACGACGAGGAAGTTGTCGCCGGCACCCGGGACGTTGGTCAGACCCAGCACCTGGACCGGCGTGGACGGACCCGCCTCGGCGACGTTGTTGCCGTTGTCGTCGAGCATGGCGCGGACTCGGCCGTAGGCGTCGCCCACGACCATCGTGTCGCCGACCCGCAGGGTGCCTCGCTGGACGAGGACCGTCGCCACGGCACCACGGCCGCGGTCGAGACGGGACTCGATCGAGATGCCCTGCGCGTCCTGGTTCGGGTTGGCCCGCAGGTCGAGCGAGGCGTCGGCGGTCAGGACGACCGCTTCCAGCAGGGAGTCGATGTTCAGACCCTGCTTGGCGGAGATGTCGACGAACATGGTGTCGCCGCCGTACTCCTCGGCCACCAGGCCGTACTCGGTCAGCTGACCGCGCACCTTGGTCGGGTCGGCACCCTCGACGTCGATCTTGTTGACCGCGACGACGATCGGGACGTCGGCCGCCTTGGCGTGGTTGAGCGCCTCGACCGTCTGCGGCATGACGCCGTCGTTGGCCGCGACGACCAGGATCGCGATGTCCGTCGACCGGGCACCACGGGCACGCATGGCGGTGAACGCCTCGTGACCCGGGGTGTCGATGAAGGTGATCGCGCGGTCTTCCTCGTTGACCTGGGTGGAGACCTGGTAGGCACCGATGTGCTGGGTGATGCCGCCGGCCTCGCCCGCGATGACGTTCGTCTTGCGGATGGCGTCGAGGAGCCGGGTCTTACCGTGGTCGACGTGACCCATGACGGTCACGACCGGCGGACGGACGACCAGGTCCTCGTCGTCGCCCTCGTCCTCGCCGAACTCGATGTCGAAGGACTCGAGCAGCTCGCGGTCCTCCTCCTCGGGGCTGACGATCTGAACCGTGTAGTTCATCTCGCCCGCGAGGAGCTGCAGCGTCTCGTCGGAGACGGACTGGGTGGCGGTGACCATCTCGCCGAGGTTCATCATGACCGCGACGAGGGACGCCGGGTTGGCGTTGATCTTCTCCGCGAAGTCGGTGAGCGACGCACCGCGCGACAGGCGAATGGCTTCGCCGTTGCCGCGAGGCAGCATCACGCCGCCGACCGACGGGGCCTGCATGGCCTCGTACTCCTGGCGCCTCTGCCGCTTCGACTTGCGACCGCGACGCGCGGGCCCGCCGGGACGACCGAAGGCGCCCTGCGTGCCACCACGGCCACCGGGACCGCCGGGACGACCACCGAAGCCGGGACGACCGCCGCCGCCACCGCCGGGACCACCCGGACGGCCGGCGAAACCGCCGCCACCGCCACCGGGACCCGCGGGACGACCGGCGAAGCCGCCGCCACCGCCACCGGGACGACCGGCGAAACCGCCGCCGCCACCGGGACGACCGCCGCCACCGCCACCGGGACGACCGCCACCGCCACCGGGACCGCGGCCACCGGGGCCACCGCCGCCGGGACGCGGGCCGGCAGCCGGACGCTGCGGCATCATGCCGGGGTTGGGACGCGGGCCGCCGGGGCCACCGCCACCGGGACGGGGACCGCCCTGCGGACGGGGCATGCCGCCCGGGGTCGGACGCGAGCCGCCCGGAGCCTGCGGACGGGGACCGCCCGCCGCGCCCTGGGGACGGGGACCGCCCTGGCCCTGGCCCTGCGGACGCGGGGCGCCGCCGGGACGCTCACCGGGACCACCAGGGCCGCCGGGGCGCGGGGCACCGCCCGGACGGGGCGCCTGCGGGCGCGCCATGCCGGTGGAGCCACCAGAGGTGAAGGGGTTGTTGCCCGGACGGGGACCGGCCGGACGAGCGCCGGGACGGGCACCTTGGCCGCCCGGACGCGGAGCGCCGGGACGGTCGCCGCGCTCACCACGGCCCTGGCCGCCCTGGCCGGGACCGCCGGCCGGACGCGGGGCGCCCGGACGAGGGGCCTGG includes:
- the truB gene encoding tRNA pseudouridine(55) synthase TruB encodes the protein MTQKNPPPDGLVIVDKPSGFTSHDVVAKMRGIARTRRVGHAGTLDPMATGVLVLGVEKATKLLGHLALTEKEYLGTIRLGQTTLTDDAEGEITGSADASKVTREAVDAGIAKLSGDIMQVPSKVSAIKIDGVRSYKRAREGEEFEIPARPVTISSFAVHDVRDAVAEDGTAVLDLVVSVVCSSGTYIRALARDLGADLGVGGHLTALRRTRVGPYKLDSARTLDQLQQELTVMPIAEAATAAFPRWDVDDRRAKLLTNGVRLDMPDEYTGAGTVAVFDPEGRFLALVEEQKGKAKSLAVFG
- the rbfA gene encoding 30S ribosome-binding factor RbfA, which codes for MADNARAKRLADLIREVVAQKLLRGIKDPRLGSHVTITDTRVTGDLREATVFYTVYGGDEERAAAAAGLESAKGVLRSAVGAAAGVKFTPTLTFVADALPDTAKTIDDLLDKARQSDEKVREVSAGAKYAGDADPYRKPGDEDETDDAAE
- a CDS encoding DUF503 domain-containing protein; the encoded protein is MYVGTLSFDLLLGDVHSLKEKRSLVRPIVAELQRKYAVSAAETGNQNLHRRAEIGLAVVSGDTGHLTDVLDRCERLVAGRPEVELLSVRRRLHSDED
- the infB gene encoding translation initiation factor IF-2, whose product is MAKVRVYELAKEFGVESKVVMAKLQELGEFVRSASSTIEAPVVRKLTDALQQGNGGGKPAPARKAAPARPAAPSPAQAARPAAPRPPAPKPAAAERPAAPAAPAAPGSRPTPGPKPAPAPRPAPASPAPTTPEFTAPPAAPAAPASQGQGQGSGPRPGAPRPASQAPRPGAPRPAGGPGQGGQGRGERGDRPGAPRPGGQGARPGARPAGPRPGNNPFTSGGSTGMARPQAPRPGGAPRPGGPGGPGERPGGAPRPQGQGQGGPRPQGAAGGPRPQAPGGSRPTPGGMPRPQGGPRPGGGGPGGPRPNPGMMPQRPAAGPRPGGGGPGGRGPGGGGGRPGGGGGGRPGGGGGFAGRPGGGGGGFAGRPAGPGGGGGGFAGRPGGPGGGGGGRPGFGGRPGGPGGRGGTQGAFGRPGGPARRGRKSKRQRRQEYEAMQAPSVGGVMLPRGNGEAIRLSRGASLTDFAEKINANPASLVAVMMNLGEMVTATQSVSDETLQLLAGEMNYTVQIVSPEEEDRELLESFDIEFGEDEGDDEDLVVRPPVVTVMGHVDHGKTRLLDAIRKTNVIAGEAGGITQHIGAYQVSTQVNEEDRAITFIDTPGHEAFTAMRARGARSTDIAILVVAANDGVMPQTVEALNHAKAADVPIVVAVNKIDVEGADPTKVRGQLTEYGLVAEEYGGDTMFVDISAKQGLNIDSLLEAVVLTADASLDLRANPNQDAQGISIESRLDRGRGAVATVLVQRGTLRVGDTMVVGDAYGRVRAMLDDNGNNVAEAGPSTPVQVLGLTNVPGAGDNFLVVEEDRTARQIAEKRAARERNAAFAKRTRRVSLEDLDKVLKAGEVQQLNLIIKGDASGSVEALESSLLQLDVGEEVDIRVLHRGVGAVTESDIDLAMGSDAIVIGFNVRAAGRAAQMAEREGVDVRYYSVIYQAIEEIEAALKGMLKPEYEEVELGTAEIREVFRSSKLGNIAGVLVRSGEVKRNTKARLLRDGKVIAESLTISGLRRFKDDVTEIREGFEGGINLGNFNDIKVDDVIATYEMREKPRG